One window of Sulfurospirillum sp. 1612 genomic DNA carries:
- the glmU gene encoding bifunctional UDP-N-acetylglucosamine diphosphorylase/glucosamine-1-phosphate N-acetyltransferase GlmU, whose amino-acid sequence MNISIAIMAAGFGTRMKSKTPKVLHKISGFEILYYIIKEAQKVSDDITVILYHEANQIQQKMDEYFTNINYIIQNHDQFPGTGGAIMDVHPKYEKLLVLNGDMPLLEAKDMLLFAQEEAPVIMSSFCAKDASGYGRVIKDNTNLVEKIVEEKDANEQEKKIKDVNAGVYLFDSDFLQTNLPKLTNDNQQNEYYITDLIKIANDQLIPVKAIDVDEETFMGVNSKYHLALAETCMQARIKKRFMEAGVIMRLPETIYIEAEVQISGESVIENGVSLLGHSNIIDSIVKTNSVVEDSTLEDSDIGPMARIRPGSYLFKTHIGNFVEVKKSTLKGVKAGHLSYLGDSSIDEGTNIGCGTITCNYDGKSKFKTIIGKNVFIGSDTQLVAPVTIEDDVMIAAGTTVTKNVKQGSLAINRHPLKIIDNFFYKFFGKK is encoded by the coding sequence ATGAATATCTCTATTGCCATTATGGCCGCTGGTTTTGGAACCAGGATGAAATCAAAAACACCCAAAGTTTTACATAAAATCAGTGGATTTGAAATATTATACTATATTATTAAAGAAGCTCAAAAAGTCTCTGATGATATCACGGTCATTTTGTATCATGAGGCCAATCAAATACAGCAAAAGATGGATGAATATTTTACCAATATCAACTACATCATTCAAAACCATGATCAATTTCCAGGAACGGGTGGTGCGATTATGGATGTACATCCAAAATATGAAAAACTCTTGGTACTCAACGGCGATATGCCCCTTTTGGAGGCCAAGGATATGCTCTTGTTTGCACAAGAGGAAGCCCCAGTCATTATGAGCAGTTTTTGCGCTAAAGATGCGAGTGGTTATGGTCGTGTGATTAAAGACAACACAAATCTTGTCGAAAAAATTGTCGAAGAAAAAGATGCCAACGAACAAGAGAAGAAAATCAAAGACGTTAATGCCGGTGTCTATCTGTTTGATAGTGACTTTTTGCAAACAAATCTGCCAAAACTCACCAACGATAACCAACAAAACGAGTATTACATCACCGATCTCATCAAAATCGCCAACGACCAACTTATCCCAGTCAAGGCCATTGATGTTGATGAAGAGACCTTTATGGGAGTCAATTCTAAATATCACCTTGCTTTAGCAGAAACTTGTATGCAAGCACGCATTAAGAAGAGATTTATGGAAGCTGGTGTTATCATGAGATTGCCAGAGACGATTTATATCGAAGCAGAAGTACAAATTTCAGGAGAGAGTGTGATTGAAAATGGGGTGAGTTTACTGGGTCACAGTAACATTATCGATTCGATTGTCAAGACCAATAGTGTCGTAGAAGATTCCACACTTGAGGACTCAGACATCGGCCCGATGGCACGAATACGACCGGGCTCTTATCTCTTTAAAACCCATATCGGCAACTTTGTTGAAGTCAAAAAATCAACACTCAAAGGAGTCAAAGCCGGACATCTTAGCTATTTGGGTGATAGTAGCATTGATGAGGGCACGAATATTGGATGTGGCACGATTACGTGCAATTACGATGGCAAGAGCAAATTTAAAACTATCATCGGAAAGAACGTTTTTATCGGAAGTGACACACAACTGGTCGCACCCGTAACCATAGAAGATGATGTCATGATAGCCGCAGGAACAACGGTGACCAAAAATGTCAAGCAGGGAAGCCTCGCGATTAATCGACATCCTCTAAAAATCATCGACAACTTTTTTTATAAATTTTTTGGCAAAAAATAA
- the coaBC gene encoding bifunctional phosphopantothenoylcysteine decarboxylase/phosphopantothenate--cysteine ligase CoaBC produces MENILKNKNILVGVTGSVAVYKTLELIRLFIKSGAKVRVLMSEESKRFITPLMFEAISQNQVMHTETESWANDNNHIHIGKWSDIFVVAPMSANSINKIAHGISDNLLVQTLLAYEKQIFIAPAANTHMILHPSTQESLKKLKSYGYKIIEPQDKLLACNDKGIGAMAEPQEIYWRICAHLLKDDFWKGKEVLITGGGTKEKIDQVRYISNFSSGKMAKALATWAYLLGAHVTYIGTDETSDLPHEITTYHAPSSQELQKAIQKNLKNGSFLFMVAAVSDYVCEHVHEGKLKKETLGEKTTLSLVKNIDILQSLDKKNITTIGFKAELDASNALKNAQRMLKEKHLDAVCLNVLGTHNNFGSEKNAITLITKSQETQIAFNTKSHVAFEIFRELKTI; encoded by the coding sequence ATGGAAAATATACTCAAAAACAAGAACATTCTCGTCGGTGTTACCGGTAGTGTCGCGGTTTATAAAACTCTTGAATTGATTCGATTGTTTATCAAATCAGGTGCCAAAGTGAGGGTTTTGATGAGTGAAGAGTCCAAGCGATTTATCACACCACTCATGTTTGAGGCCATCTCCCAAAACCAAGTCATGCATACTGAGACGGAAAGTTGGGCCAATGATAACAATCACATCCATATAGGCAAATGGTCTGATATTTTTGTAGTAGCGCCAATGTCTGCCAATAGCATCAATAAAATTGCCCATGGGATTTCTGATAATCTTTTGGTTCAAACCCTACTGGCTTATGAGAAGCAAATCTTTATAGCACCGGCTGCTAATACCCATATGATTTTGCACCCTAGCACACAAGAATCACTCAAAAAACTCAAAAGTTATGGCTATAAAATCATCGAGCCACAAGATAAATTACTCGCGTGCAATGATAAAGGCATCGGTGCGATGGCTGAGCCACAAGAGATTTATTGGAGGATTTGTGCCCATCTTCTCAAAGATGATTTTTGGAAGGGCAAAGAAGTTCTCATTACAGGAGGCGGCACCAAAGAGAAAATCGACCAAGTCAGATATATTAGCAATTTTTCCAGTGGCAAAATGGCAAAAGCCCTCGCTACTTGGGCTTATCTACTCGGAGCTCATGTCACATATATTGGTACCGATGAGACGAGTGATCTTCCTCATGAAATCACAACATACCACGCCCCAAGTTCACAAGAACTTCAAAAAGCTATCCAAAAGAATCTCAAAAATGGTAGCTTTCTTTTTATGGTCGCAGCCGTCAGCGATTATGTGTGTGAGCATGTTCATGAGGGAAAATTGAAAAAAGAGACATTAGGAGAAAAAACCACCCTCTCTCTTGTCAAAAATATCGATATTTTACAGAGTCTAGACAAAAAAAATATTACGACTATTGGATTCAAAGCGGAACTTGATGCCTCCAATGCACTCAAAAATGCCCAAAGAATGCTCAAAGAAAAACATCTTGATGCCGTTTGTCTCAACGTATTAGGCACCCATAATAATTTTGGAAGCGAAAAAAATGCCATCACATTAATCACAAAATCACAAGAGACACAAATAGCATTTAATACAAAATCACACGTAGCATTTGAAATTTTTAGAGAGCTCAAAACTATATGA
- the uppS gene encoding polyprenyl diphosphate synthase, with product MNTLKHLAIIMDGNGRWAKERGKIRSFGHVAGAKKLVEITKHASRIGIEYLTLYSFSTENWKREKVEVDFLMKLIEKFLKQELKNLMDNNIRFKVIGDMSKTSKSLQKRVNLTIEKTKNNTGLTQILAINYGARDEIVRAINSIKKEKITEEDIQNALDTHTLPDVDLMIRTGGEQRLSNFLLWQSAYAELIFTDTYWPAFSTQELDIMIEKYQKIQRRFGGI from the coding sequence ATGAATACTCTAAAACACTTGGCTATTATCATGGATGGCAATGGCAGATGGGCGAAAGAACGAGGCAAAATTCGTTCTTTTGGACACGTAGCAGGAGCTAAAAAACTCGTAGAAATCACCAAACATGCTTCACGAATAGGCATAGAGTATTTGACCTTATACTCCTTTAGTACCGAAAATTGGAAACGAGAAAAAGTTGAAGTAGATTTTCTCATGAAGTTGATTGAAAAATTTTTAAAGCAAGAGCTCAAAAATCTTATGGATAACAATATTAGATTCAAAGTCATTGGCGATATGAGCAAAACATCAAAAAGCCTACAAAAACGTGTCAATCTCACTATAGAAAAAACAAAAAACAATACCGGCTTGACTCAAATTTTGGCCATCAACTATGGAGCGAGAGATGAGATTGTACGCGCCATCAACAGCATCAAAAAAGAAAAAATCACAGAAGAAGATATTCAAAATGCCCTCGATACGCATACCCTCCCCGATGTTGATCTCATGATTCGAACCGGTGGAGAACAACGCCTGTCAAACTTTTTATTATGGCAAAGTGCTTATGCAGAATTAATCTTCACAGATACATACTGGCCAGCTTTTTCAACACAAGAACTCGACATCATGATAGAAAAATATCAAAAAATACAGCGAAGATTTGGAGGCATTTAG
- a CDS encoding prepilin peptidase has protein sequence MEIVLFTLLGLAIGSFLNVVILRVPENQSISFPSSHCPKCKTKLKFYHNIPVISWIALRGKCAFCHEKISFQYPLVELITAMIFIIAYLKYENITQGLILGLLFALLLALSVIDLRYKAVPDILSFPALFVAFFARSIPESFYDALLFAGGFSLLRMIISWIIKKEAMGEADIIIAGVIGGVLGVQLGLGAIYIAAVIALPAFLLVGKKGFQLPFIPFLTLGLYITWVFDTQIAALMGKIYG, from the coding sequence ATGGAGATTGTATTATTCACCCTGCTTGGTTTGGCTATTGGGTCATTTTTAAATGTTGTCATTCTTAGAGTTCCTGAGAATCAAAGCATTTCATTTCCATCGTCACACTGCCCCAAATGTAAAACAAAGCTAAAATTCTATCACAATATCCCCGTCATTTCGTGGATTGCACTTAGAGGTAAATGTGCATTTTGTCATGAGAAGATTTCTTTTCAATATCCTTTGGTAGAATTAATAACCGCGATGATTTTCATCATCGCCTATCTCAAATATGAAAATATCACACAGGGATTGATTTTGGGCTTATTGTTTGCCCTCTTATTAGCACTGAGTGTCATCGATTTACGGTACAAAGCGGTGCCAGATATCTTGAGCTTTCCTGCTTTGTTTGTTGCTTTTTTTGCTAGAAGTATTCCTGAGAGTTTTTATGATGCACTGCTTTTTGCAGGAGGATTTTCATTGCTGCGTATGATAATATCATGGATAATTAAAAAAGAGGCTATGGGTGAAGCTGATATTATTATCGCCGGTGTTATTGGCGGTGTTTTAGGAGTTCAATTAGGATTAGGGGCGATTTATATTGCGGCGGTGATAGCTTTGCCAGCTTTTCTTTTGGTCGGTAAAAAAGGATTTCAACTCCCTTTTATCCCCTTTTTAACGTTAGGATTATATATCACATGGGTTTTTGATACCCAAATTGCAGCATTGATGGGAAAAATTTATGGCTAG
- a CDS encoding LptF/LptG family permease yields the protein MARVNHYLLKNFMEVFSTLFFILFFVASIIFFINIANVTSVIKMNFIELFTMYVYLIPKLLIYTIPITFFVALCLTLFNLSKENELIILFSLGYSPKRMSRFFTTLAFLFSLLLVVNIVVLVPLSNQLNNNFLEYKKAKAKFNIQESKFGQKFSDWLVYISKAKKNQSYEDIALYKVGTNTEATRLILSQQASIKNEEGSLRLILNDGKAFEFHKDKIQQINFKKMHMNSTPNEDIGYMQTIYTYWTLAFKDKKRAYDFAFFMLIALFPLSTVWLAMGISVVVSRYASAKIYWYQFLSILIYFSLAVIVAKINPFGAIFAIFLVSLIASYAIYKRNVLSRF from the coding sequence ATGGCTAGAGTCAATCATTATCTATTGAAAAATTTCATGGAGGTATTTAGTACCCTCTTTTTTATACTTTTTTTTGTTGCATCTATCATCTTTTTTATCAACATCGCCAATGTCACGTCTGTCATCAAAATGAACTTTATCGAACTTTTTACGATGTATGTCTATCTTATACCCAAGTTACTCATCTATACGATTCCCATCACGTTTTTTGTAGCGCTGTGCCTGACATTATTTAATCTATCAAAAGAAAATGAACTGATTATTTTATTTAGTTTGGGATATTCTCCCAAGCGAATGTCACGATTTTTTACTACCTTGGCGTTCCTGTTTTCACTGCTTTTGGTTGTGAATATTGTGGTTTTGGTCCCGCTGTCTAATCAACTTAACAATAACTTCCTCGAATACAAAAAAGCAAAAGCAAAATTTAATATTCAAGAGAGTAAATTCGGTCAAAAATTTTCTGATTGGCTTGTCTATATCAGTAAAGCAAAAAAGAATCAATCCTATGAAGATATCGCACTCTACAAAGTCGGTACGAACACTGAGGCGACACGATTAATTTTGTCACAACAAGCCTCTATCAAAAACGAAGAGGGCTCATTGAGGCTCATATTAAATGATGGTAAAGCATTTGAATTTCATAAAGATAAAATACAACAAATTAATTTTAAAAAAATGCATATGAATTCAACACCCAATGAAGATATTGGCTACATGCAGACTATCTATACCTATTGGACGCTCGCCTTTAAGGATAAAAAACGTGCTTATGATTTTGCCTTTTTTATGCTTATTGCACTATTTCCACTTAGTACCGTATGGCTTGCCATGGGCATCTCTGTAGTCGTTTCAAGATATGCTAGTGCTAAAATATATTGGTATCAATTTTTGTCAATACTCATCTATTTTTCTTTGGCTGTCATCGTTGCCAAGATTAACCCTTTTGGAGCTATTTTTGCGATTTTCTTGGTCTCATTGATAGCCTCTTATGCAATCTATAAAAGAAATGTTCTCTCAAGGTTCTAA
- the truA gene encoding tRNA pseudouridine(38-40) synthase TruA, whose protein sequence is MQRIKLTLCYDGAKFFGSQTQNNNKMPTIMGSLQDAFSLLGITSHLQASGRTDRNVHALHQVCHIDIPLYFKDLMKLKKSLNKLVKPYIYIEKIEHVSADFHARFSAKMRLYRYIISHNQYNPTQADYVLFLPKLDASSMHHNAQYFVGTHDFGYFKKKGTPTKTDIRTIYKAGAYAYRNHTIIYFLGSSFLRTQVRFMCDFLLKIEQQSATQEDLRKQINQDARINMTPAPAQGLYLCRIFY, encoded by the coding sequence ATGCAAAGGATAAAGCTTACACTCTGCTATGATGGCGCAAAATTCTTTGGTTCACAAACTCAAAATAACAATAAAATGCCGACCATTATGGGTAGCTTACAAGATGCTTTTTCACTACTAGGTATCACCAGTCATTTGCAAGCAAGTGGTAGAACCGATCGAAACGTCCATGCCCTGCATCAAGTGTGTCATATTGATATTCCACTCTATTTTAAGGATTTGATGAAATTAAAAAAATCACTGAACAAACTCGTAAAGCCTTATATTTACATTGAAAAGATTGAACATGTCTCAGCTGATTTTCATGCAAGATTTAGCGCAAAAATGCGCCTTTATCGCTATATCATTTCTCATAATCAATACAATCCCACACAAGCAGATTATGTTTTATTTCTTCCAAAGCTTGATGCTTCAAGCATGCATCATAATGCTCAATATTTTGTAGGAACTCATGATTTTGGATATTTCAAAAAAAAAGGAACCCCCACCAAGACAGATATTCGCACTATCTATAAAGCAGGGGCTTATGCCTATCGTAATCATACGATTATTTACTTTTTGGGAAGTAGTTTTTTGAGAACACAAGTACGATTTATGTGTGATTTTCTACTCAAAATAGAACAACAAAGTGCCACTCAAGAAGATTTGCGCAAACAAATCAATCAAGACGCACGCATCAACATGACACCCGCCCCGGCACAGGGGCTCTATCTGTGCAGGATTTTTTATTAA
- a CDS encoding ArnT family glycosyltransferase yields MQKTNDRYIRNLVILFWSIVSSRILLMVVLPLTDTTEARYANIALIMSKTNDWITPYFDYGIPYWGKPPLSFWFQALSYDLFGIHDIVPRIPSLLVTLATAWIIYKMLVVLQDKITALWAIIIYFSSLLVYALSGVVLLDPYLTFATTLSYASFIMVLKGHKKYWNYLFFIGLGIGLLAKGPLAIVLVGGTLFIWILFSFKKRIRTLSLFPWISGTIIMLIIAVPWYVIAENKTPGFLDYFIIGEHFDRFLDSGWKGDKYGHAHFKPLGTIWFMWLYCSLPWGLAGIILVLKNLFNGEKRSLMLQALRSETLSFYLIWMLFPMLFFTMSANITETYVLYGFPALGILFALYYRSIDISRTKGALKLFLAGALLIPVLGFLGTFYVMNVAPKLKTEKFLIQKYKNLAKNGEPVYFLNHKEFSEIYYMNKNIHITTLDALKKIAISHPKEKYFVIGQKGELLQHQKPFQQYKLIYQSQRHTLFSSF; encoded by the coding sequence ATGCAAAAAACCAATGATAGATATATTCGAAATTTAGTTATTCTGTTTTGGAGTATTGTCTCCTCTCGTATTTTGTTGATGGTAGTATTACCACTCACCGATACCACAGAAGCACGATATGCCAATATTGCGCTCATTATGTCAAAGACCAATGATTGGATTACCCCTTATTTTGATTATGGGATTCCTTATTGGGGCAAGCCGCCACTCTCATTTTGGTTTCAAGCACTCTCTTATGATCTTTTTGGAATCCACGATATTGTGCCACGAATTCCCTCATTGCTCGTGACACTAGCAACCGCGTGGATTATTTACAAGATGCTTGTCGTGCTTCAAGACAAAATCACTGCACTTTGGGCTATTATTATCTATTTTAGCTCACTTTTAGTCTATGCACTCTCCGGTGTCGTATTACTAGACCCTTATCTTACCTTTGCGACAACGCTCTCTTATGCCTCTTTTATCATGGTACTAAAAGGACATAAGAAGTATTGGAATTATCTCTTTTTTATTGGCTTGGGTATTGGATTATTGGCCAAGGGCCCTCTTGCTATCGTACTAGTGGGCGGGACACTTTTTATTTGGATTTTGTTTTCATTTAAAAAACGCATCCGAACGCTATCACTCTTTCCTTGGATTAGCGGGACGATTATCATGCTGATTATCGCCGTGCCTTGGTATGTGATTGCTGAAAATAAAACACCGGGATTTTTAGATTATTTTATCATTGGGGAGCATTTTGATCGTTTTCTTGATTCGGGATGGAAGGGTGACAAATATGGTCATGCTCATTTCAAACCGCTTGGAACGATTTGGTTCATGTGGCTGTATTGTTCATTGCCTTGGGGATTAGCTGGGATTATTTTGGTCTTAAAAAATCTTTTTAACGGTGAAAAACGAAGCCTAATGCTTCAGGCTCTCCGATCTGAAACACTCTCTTTTTATCTGATTTGGATGCTATTTCCGATGTTATTTTTCACGATGTCGGCTAATATTACAGAAACCTATGTCTTGTATGGTTTTCCGGCTCTTGGTATTTTGTTTGCCCTGTATTATCGTAGTATCGATATCTCGCGCACTAAAGGTGCATTAAAATTATTTTTAGCAGGGGCTCTTTTGATTCCGGTGCTGGGATTTCTGGGAACATTTTATGTGATGAATGTGGCACCAAAGTTAAAAACAGAAAAGTTTTTGATTCAAAAATATAAAAATCTTGCCAAAAATGGTGAGCCGGTCTATTTTTTAAATCATAAAGAATTTTCAGAGATTTATTATATGAATAAAAACATCCATATTACGACATTAGATGCCCTCAAGAAGATAGCTATCTCGCACCCAAAAGAGAAATATTTTGTCATAGGACAAAAGGGTGAGCTACTTCAACATCAAAAACCATTTCAACAGTATAAGTTGATTTATCAGAGTCAAAGGCACACACTTTTTTCTAGTTTTTAA
- a CDS encoding amidohydrolase family protein, whose protein sequence is MRLIKNAMIIEDDGFVKKDILSDDRTILKIQDYIQETDGWDILDVKGAYLLPGLIDLNVRLANNILSKSNLEKLVNSARKGGVTTAVIMSDFTPRLDSSTLLDFLNSTFDNTIINLKVTAPLTNEKNDKLNNIATLLNNGATAIYGLSSLNSNIIKRGMQYAHMKEKPLFCFCYEPDLDDVGIMNEGAISSKLGLSGISKSSETVEVAKIAELSIEQHAPIVFQTLSTQRSLEIVQNVKKYATQMYSEVSIHHLIKNDTSCDGFNTYAKILPPLREEEERVRLVKEAKKGTIDILTSSHAPKSVLYKDVAFCDADFGMGSIEEFFSLAYTYLVKQEGLPMCDLIRMCSENPAKVLNFEKKGKIKVGYDADMFLFDANKKSIMKNEFSIYNNETLYGKITNVFVA, encoded by the coding sequence ATGCGATTAATAAAAAATGCGATGATTATAGAAGATGATGGTTTTGTCAAAAAAGATATCTTGAGTGATGATAGAACCATCTTAAAGATTCAAGATTATATCCAAGAAACAGATGGTTGGGATATCCTCGATGTAAAAGGTGCGTATCTTTTGCCGGGTTTAATTGATTTAAATGTCAGATTAGCAAACAATATCTTGAGTAAATCTAATTTGGAAAAGTTGGTCAATAGTGCCAGAAAAGGTGGCGTGACAACCGCGGTGATTATGTCTGATTTTACGCCTCGATTGGATAGTTCTACGTTGCTGGATTTTTTGAATTCAACTTTTGATAATACTATCATCAATCTAAAAGTCACGGCCCCTTTAACCAACGAAAAAAATGATAAACTGAATAATATTGCGACACTTTTAAATAATGGCGCCACAGCGATATATGGCCTCTCTAGTTTGAATTCCAATATTATCAAACGCGGGATGCAATACGCCCATATGAAAGAAAAACCGTTGTTTTGTTTCTGTTATGAACCTGACCTTGATGATGTTGGTATCATGAATGAAGGTGCCATCTCGTCCAAACTTGGCTTATCGGGGATTTCAAAATCCTCAGAAACGGTCGAAGTGGCTAAAATCGCGGAACTCTCTATCGAACAGCATGCTCCTATTGTATTTCAAACACTCTCCACCCAGCGCTCACTTGAGATTGTTCAAAATGTCAAAAAGTACGCAACTCAAATGTATAGTGAAGTCTCCATCCATCATCTCATCAAAAATGATACCAGTTGTGATGGATTTAATACGTATGCCAAGATTTTACCACCATTGCGAGAAGAAGAAGAACGTGTACGACTTGTAAAAGAGGCTAAAAAAGGGACGATTGATATCTTGACCTCTTCTCATGCGCCCAAATCTGTCCTATACAAAGACGTTGCATTTTGTGATGCTGATTTTGGTATGGGTTCGATTGAAGAGTTCTTTTCACTGGCGTATACTTACCTCGTCAAACAAGAGGGATTGCCGATGTGTGATTTGATTCGTATGTGCTCAGAAAATCCTGCAAAAGTGCTTAATTTTGAGAAAAAAGGTAAGATAAAAGTCGGATATGATGCTGATATGTTCTTATTTGATGCCAACAAAAAAAGTATCATGAAGAATGAATTTTCAATTTATAACAATGAAACATTGTACGGTAAGATTACGAATGTTTTCGTCGCATAA
- a CDS encoding NAD(P)H-dependent glycerol-3-phosphate dehydrogenase, whose amino-acid sequence MSIAVIGAGKWGSALHFALSQKSSCQIASRRKREMKDFVTLEEALESDYLIIAIPTQVVRGWLRENFTFQGQKILVVAKGIEQNSGEFLNEIFTEFVPTENLAFLSGPSFASEVMQSLPTAVVINSSNAALAKTFADFFPNFMKTYISDDIIGAEVCGAYKNVIAIASGICSGLQLGNNARASLISRGLVEMARFGRFFGAKDATFLGLSGAGDLFLTASSELSRNYRVGLGLAHEKKMEDILNEIGEVAEGVFTTEAIMQLSVKHDIYTPIASEVQKIIQGKNPNLSLRDLLE is encoded by the coding sequence ATGAGTATAGCAGTAATAGGTGCGGGGAAATGGGGAAGTGCATTGCATTTTGCATTGTCGCAAAAATCCTCATGTCAGATAGCATCAAGACGAAAAAGAGAGATGAAGGATTTTGTCACGTTGGAAGAAGCGCTTGAGAGTGATTATCTTATCATTGCGATTCCTACTCAAGTCGTGCGAGGTTGGTTGCGAGAAAACTTCACATTTCAAGGACAGAAGATTTTGGTAGTGGCCAAAGGAATTGAACAAAATAGTGGGGAATTTTTGAATGAAATTTTTACAGAATTTGTTCCCACAGAAAATCTTGCATTTTTATCAGGTCCATCATTTGCTTCTGAAGTTATGCAATCTTTACCGACTGCGGTTGTGATTAATTCAAGTAATGCAGCGCTTGCTAAAACCTTTGCTGATTTTTTCCCAAATTTCATGAAGACCTATATTAGCGATGATATTATCGGTGCTGAAGTATGTGGTGCTTACAAAAACGTGATTGCCATCGCCAGTGGTATTTGTTCGGGGTTGCAACTGGGTAATAATGCAAGAGCGAGTTTGATCTCACGAGGTTTAGTCGAGATGGCTCGATTTGGACGATTTTTTGGTGCCAAAGATGCGACATTCTTAGGGCTCAGTGGAGCAGGGGATTTATTCTTGACCGCTTCGAGTGAACTCTCTAGAAATTATAGAGTTGGCTTAGGATTGGCTCATGAGAAAAAAATGGAGGATATCCTCAATGAAATAGGCGAGGTGGCTGAGGGTGTTTTCACAACAGAGGCTATCATGCAACTGAGTGTGAAACACGATATTTATACGCCAATCGCCAGTGAGGTACAAAAAATTATACAGGGCAAAAACCCAAATTTAAGTTTGAGAGATTTATTGGAGTAA
- a CDS encoding NAD-binding protein: protein MKKAVIFGYTKTGREIAKLLQEDEYEFQIIDDDALLVHEAKKAGYDAWHSNVSDDQSLEMIGIGKDVAILFCTSDNDSMNLFVTLSARNLDKNLKILTLIKKEQDSKKMLLAGANRTISPHSVGAMKAFRIIDKPKISKVLNRFSLLKNKLAMSEFEVLKGSIFDGASFKDLKIFEESNLIFLGILDHSLKGAFIFHSQKATHKIHHDDVLLLLGSKENIKKFRIKIGAV, encoded by the coding sequence ATGAAAAAAGCAGTCATTTTTGGATATACCAAGACAGGACGAGAGATTGCAAAACTGTTACAAGAGGATGAATACGAGTTTCAGATTATCGATGATGATGCGCTTTTGGTTCATGAGGCCAAAAAAGCGGGGTATGATGCCTGGCACAGTAATGTCAGCGATGATCAATCACTAGAGATGATAGGTATTGGCAAGGATGTAGCGATTTTATTTTGTACTAGCGATAATGATAGTATGAATTTGTTTGTGACACTCTCAGCCCGTAATCTTGATAAAAATCTCAAGATATTGACACTAATAAAAAAAGAACAAGATAGCAAGAAGATGCTTTTAGCCGGTGCTAATCGTACGATTAGTCCACATAGTGTGGGGGCTATGAAAGCTTTCAGAATTATCGATAAACCCAAAATATCCAAGGTTTTAAACCGATTTTCTTTGCTTAAAAATAAGTTAGCAATGAGTGAATTTGAGGTATTAAAAGGTTCTATTTTTGATGGAGCCTCTTTTAAGGACCTCAAAATTTTTGAAGAATCAAATCTGATTTTTTTGGGTATATTAGACCACTCTTTAAAAGGAGCGTTTATCTTTCATTCCCAAAAGGCTACACACAAGATTCATCATGATGATGTGTTGTTATTGCTCGGTAGTAAAGAAAACATAAAAAAATTTAGAATAAAGATAGGTGCAGTATGA